A genome region from Trichosurus vulpecula isolate mTriVul1 chromosome 5, mTriVul1.pri, whole genome shotgun sequence includes the following:
- the PTHLH gene encoding parathyroid hormone-related protein, with protein MFRRLFQQWSFAVFLLSYSVPSCGRSVEGLSRRLKRAVSEHQFLHDKGKVIQDLRRRIFLQNLIEGINTAEIRATLEVSPNPKPATNTKNYPVRFGSEDEGRYLTQETNKAQTYKEQPLRTSNKKKKGKPGKRKEQEKKKRRTRSAWLNSGVAGSGVEGVHLSDISGTTLDLNLRRH; from the exons ATGTTCAGGAGATTGTTTCAGCAATGGAGCTTTGCGGTGTTTCTACTGAGTTATTCTGTTCCCTCTTGTGGGAGATCAGTGGAGGGGCTCAGCCGCCGACT CAAAAGAGCTGTATCAGAGCACCAGTTCCTCCATGACAAAGGGAAGGTTATTCAAGATTTACGACGAAGAATCTTTCTTCAAAATTTGATTGAAGGCATTAACACAGCTGAAATCCGGGCTACCTTAGAGGTTTCTCCCAATCCCAAGCCTGCTACTAACACAAAGAATTACCCCGTCCGGTTTGGAAGTGAAGATGAGGGGAGGTACCTAACTCAGGAGACCAACAAGGCACAGACATATAAAGAGCAGCCACTGAGGACAtctaacaagaaaaagaaaggcaaaccaGGGAAACGCAAggagcaggaaaagaaaaaacggCGAACTCGATCAGCTTGGTTAAACTCTGGTGTAGCTGGCAGTGGGGTTGAAGGGGTTCACCTATCAGACATCTCTGGGACTACGCTGGATCTCAATTTACG